The Candidatus Poribacteria bacterium genome includes the window ATGCTTCATACCGATCTTGGTAGAAGTTTACTTTCACGGCTCAAAGACGATTTGGAAGAGATTGCCGATGTGGAACAACCACCGCGGATGGAAACCCGCATCATGTCAATGATCCTCTCACCGAAATCTGTGTAATGTTTTTGTCGTCAGCCGAAGCACGCCATCCCGATGATCGGGGTCGCGTGACTTCCGAAGCACATGTGTTTCCTCTTGTAATTTTTCGTAGAGGTTGCCTCTGGGTTACGACATTTTTTCGCTCTTTTTGTAGGAGTGATACTTCTCAAGGATATTTTTATGCCAAAAATGAAAACGCATAAGGGTGCGGCAAAACGTTTCAAGTTCACATCGAAAGGCAAAATCCGTCGCAATCGCGCATACGCAGGACACCTGTTCATTTCTAAGTCAGCGAAACAGAAACGCAGATTGCGGCAGGCAACTCTTGTCCATCCGAGCAACGTGAAACGCTTGAAACGCCTCATTCATCAATAGAAGTGAATGCCCGGCATCTATGATAATAACAACACGTATCCGGGCAAATTGTAGACCCGATCGCCGATAGCACCGACGGTC containing:
- the rpmI gene encoding 50S ribosomal protein L35 — its product is MPKMKTHKGAAKRFKFTSKGKIRRNRAYAGHLFISKSAKQKRRLRQATLVHPSNVKRLKRLIHQ